In the genome of Amphiura filiformis chromosome 11, Afil_fr2py, whole genome shotgun sequence, the window ATCAGGAGCAGACGTATTCACCCGAATGACGGCGATGTATGAATGGATAGCACCCATATTGGATGGCGAGACTCCTTTAAGTAAGTGAATGAACATCCCATTAAAACAGgtttaataagcccaatcggcattgtaagtttgcaatgcattgtgggacagtttttgcagttttgggacactttgccctctgacctattgggaaaattcagagaaaatgtttttttttgcgtacagaatataatctaaaatgttttacaagaatgaaaccaaaccccaaaaaacattattattgaaaaaattgttatttaaatatttttaatgatagcaTTAAGACAATAATAGATTAATTAATaatacagcaatttccccgatatgtcagaggtaaaaatgtcccaaaataacCGGAAATtaaaatggcgattgggcttattagacATTCTTTATGGCATAAAGTTTAAATGACGAGGTCAGAAGtcgatttgtcattttttgggaGATATTGGCAAATATAAACTCTTCaaatataaacaacaaaataagaaaatgtgTGCTATTTTTGATCATAGTTCGAAAAACAAAATACACGGGATTTTGTATAGTAGAGTCTCAATTCTCGTGATTCACAATACAATACCCCGCcagcgacatcgccgttctagccaaCATTTGCTTAAATACAGCTGCACGACGGATTCCGTGAGATTAATAGATAGCAAATGAATCTGCTATAATTGTGTAAATTGATGTGTTAGAGTGcatcattatattgacatttgaACACATTATGGCAGTCATAATGTTCATGTGCTGTATCCGTAAATGTATTACACAAGCATTGGATGTCAATATTTTCCGATGATGTACTGCATATTTTGGCTTCTCCCCAgtaaccgctggaggcgcatcgtattatgaatCGACCAAATCAAAAGctattaatatacatgtatacaggcAGGGAacttattattactattacttaGCTAGCATTATATATTCTCCGTAGAACTGATGTGATGTGTAACATGATTAACTACCGCAGCAAGCAGATTGCACTTATTACCTGTTtatgtctgtaatcatagattgaatacaataccgctcgtttcaaagatactaatcttacaggtgcgagtgatcagtgcGATATGAATATGAATAGAATGATAGAATAATGGCGTTTATCGACTTTAATATCTGAACTTTTCAAATCTTTTCAAACAttatgtaaactggcctcaaaaagaaacattAAAGAACATTGCCACAAATTGCATTCCATCAATTGACGACTGTAGTGAATACAATACTTATATGCATACAGTGATGAGATATTGTGAAATTGTCATATGACACAAACATTTATTTGTTCACACATTCATGTATACATATACTCGCATTAATGAAAATGACACATTGACACCCAAAAACCACAACCTTCAAACATGAAAGCttaaacataatgataaaatggtcTGTATCTTCATGAAACAAAATGTGTGCACGTGCGCACCTTTTCCACTCCAGTTTTCATAACGTTTTTCTTACTTATACAATTAATTCTATATATTTCTCATTTTATCACTCAGCGCCGCCAATACCAGATTATCTTGAGCCTATCAGAGAGGAATTAGAAAATGCCAGGGACGAGTCGAATTTGTACATGTACCTCATGTACGCATTCGCCGGCGTTATTGGGATAATTTTATTGTTAACATTATGCATGCTGTGGGATGGAATTAGGAAACAgaggaaacttgaaaaacaattaGCTACATCTGGAGGTAGGTACAGGTAATGGAAcgtacactaggatccacaacatgctcatatatcaGGGCTCAGTTctaaaaccccaatacatttacacattcattgaatgacctttgaaaatgtgatttcaaaaactcatactctacaatacgaggtcaaatgttgcactatgattgtttaattgaggttattgaactgtgctaTTGGGATTATGCTATTGTGGTCCATTGTGGGAGTGCGAGTTAGTGCAGCGGTAGTTCcatcgctttgcaccactgaggtcccgagttcaagccccggcgcggcccaaggactcatgtgcacttggtttatcccgattccatgctcgatctcgcaggttttctccgggatctccggtttcctcctgtatcgcaaaaatcggtgattagttgtttggttatcaaaaacttccttcacccaatggaatttggggagctgcacagataattggtggatgctacaatctaaatgcggataggtgtgcgccgttcggcagctacctagttgatgcgatctgattgtgatgattcaccattgcatcgaaattacagtgctttgagtcctctaagatctggagaaaggcgctttataaatccaaaatttatttattatttatttttatttatagtgGTAGTTCGGATCGTACAGGTtgtgtcaaaatgattggtacccatcagttcctAGTGATTATGGACAGGACTACTGCATCAAAATGAGCACATCAGCTACCTTTATAAATGAATGTTATAAAAAGTCATAAAACTATCAATCTTGGGCATTCATTtgttcaagaggatccaatgtggCATATTAAAGAAGcgggcttgtcaataaacaagtGATGGGTAACAATAATttggatacagcctgtatattgtTTGTACTCAAAAATTGAGACAAAAACAAAGCTGACTTACAAGAGGAATGTTATTTTGTCTATATAGGGGTGTCATTTCCGcaacatgtgcatgatttttcttggagAGGAAAACGCAAAAAGCTTTCgtattgatatattattggccttaactcaagaccTGCAACACTTTTGGAAACATTTAATACGTTTTCTGAGCAAAGTAATATTACCGGggtgtaaaaatgttatcaacagTCATGTAGCCTTTCCTAAAACCGCCTTAATTTTTAGGCAGAACATTGTTATTTTTACACCAAGAGTACAATCGACAGTTTATAATATTCATACAATTTTTCATTATGACATCAATAAGAGAAAAAGGTCTGTAATTTGAGAGTCTATTTACATCACCCTTCTTAGAAATCGGAACTATAATACTTGCTCTCCACAAAATATAATCAAGAGATCGAGAAAGCACCTCAGCTGGGAATCCATAAGGATGTTAGACACGGCAAATAAATTTCCTGCCAATTGCGCATCACGATTCGACTCAAACACTGTTcctcattttgatcaaaatttacATGTGCACCTGTGAAGAAAATGGATTAATCTGAATTTGCTCAAATTTAGGAATCATAAAGAATGATATTAACACAGGGAAATATTTACATGTAGGCCGAAATTGTGAGCAGGTGAGGTTTTTTTCTAATTCACGTGCACGTTAACAGTTACAAACAAGTTTTCCTCTCTTTTAcctgtattttaatataaatattgcATTCTAAGGTTATTTTTGAAATACAAATTATTCCATAATTTCACTAGTATTATTGTCTTTTGTATGTTACAGATGTACCTCTTCAACCACAGGGTAAAACAAATGAGGCATTATATTCAACGGTGGACGAGGATAACAACGAACAAAAATAGTCTTTCGAAACTAACATTATCAACAACTTATTTATTTGAGAGTGAACAATATATACACTGGCAACAAAATGCAGTGACTATGTTTTAGGAGACTTACAGACAACGAACGATATTATGCGCGAaatcaatttaattttaaatgtaaaattaattcatgaattgaTAAACATACAACAGCAACTTTGTAACTATCTAATATTTAATATTGAAGTCGCaattcagggttttctttaagcattttgctgaaaggGTGTGATGGATTAAATTTTTATCCCTTCAATTGTAAATAGTTCCTCTGAATGGGTATAACACATTGCCCAGGGGTTCATTTTGGAATACTTGTTTGaacaatatttatattaatttcacTGAATTGTGTATCCATTTGTTTTTTCGCCAGGgtactcaagaatctaaaaagtgcaGGTTTATATTATTATGAGGGGATTTTTAGGGGGTGCGGGTGGGGTGGTTGGAAAACAAAAAACTAAATCCTTCTACATTTTTTTCATAAGTAGCTACTATTAGTAACTTCTGCCTCACCACCATACACTCTCTATCAACGCGTCTTTTTTGCGGCATTCATATACTGATTCAATGCTTACATGAAGACAGATGTAGACCCCATCACATCAGATGAAAATATCGGGTACTTCCAtatcaaatcatgaaatatttgAACAcgtaatatttcaaaattttgaacgCTTTGGACTTTGGATTTGTAGAGGTACGCAAAGTACGTGAACACACATATACGCGCtgtttgtgcgttaaagaaaaccctgctttGATTGACATCAGATGAAGTAATCTGTTTCCACAGATTcaattcattttgttttgaataaaatatttttctttccgagAACCATTTGATTTCGTTGTTTCATTTTATACTGCTACCGTAAGAATTCGATAGTTAgtattatgtgcttactatcgagcgcttttgaaaacatgaaattgtaccaaattcCGGCGCATTACCAACTTAGTTAATGAGgttgagagacacattttcaggtgattttcgatgatttgctcaaaaccttaAACACCTTTGTGGATGGggttcttcatgtttgcatgttttaaaagcgctcaatagtaagcacatatggtaactatcgagtttttacggtattatagACACTGCGTAATAAGAACCCCAACTAAGTTACTGCTTAATTAGCATAAGAGTTGCGTAGTCACAGAATATTATTGCATGTCGAAGATAATAGTGTAGAATATGAAGATTACATGAGAtagtgggctattctagttgaaacccatataccctctattgaagacatgacgttaatctttcacacagggagtgtagctttcaaatggagtcacccattcaggtaatcccatttgaatggtgcatggatttcaactggagtagtctTAACTTAACTTTCAACTTAAGAGTCATCGAGTTAACAAGGTATTCCAAGGTATTCCAATCTAATACGTATACTATCCTGGGTTTCTCTACAGTTTAGCCGAAATCCCTTCAAGATGAAAAGCATATTGCATCAACAATAGATACAGATCGGCGGTCAGTAATCCATATCCTTAGATACACAATATGTATATTGTATTCGCCGTAGAGGTATTTACGTAACCGGATTAATTACCACAGCAATGGGTCCACACTacgggtctttttatcttttcagtttccgtaagtctattgttcagatacgaaaacgcaagtgattcagtaagtttactgtaatctgacttcattgttaactttgaagtaccaatcagcttatttcaatagaggcagatgcttatgtcaataaaagcgggagagacaagaccgatgtttttaatggtctagcgccttctcgtctttgcattgctaaattgatctatattaatttgacaaaatgcatgccaatccgaatgataatgtccactttttttctgtaaaaacgttgaaaataagcccttaaatcacaaaaggtccgcttatgagcctgtcgcgccccaatgcacttgtgcagggccacagtgtcgcccttccctcgtatcaatgtctatctccctattttgcttcctcctgccccccccgcccccatgatcaggctccccactccctccccggtccctcctctctcctctcgagctttctctttctagtctttccgtctctccctctcctctctttcttcctcccccctcccactctcacttgttcagtttcaagtatttccctccccccccccctctccatcccctgcgaaatttatcagtatgatccatgactgaaaataagctctgcaaaaataaacatttaaaataaaccagagtcttgcatataggcccaaccaataatcagattagcttgccattggtacgaatgaatagaatacattatctttgctccaatgcaattcgtTTGtattgtacgcgcctcattgggagatatttgactatttcagacgctcgtttcatcgccaatatgaaagacttttgcttataacttggcaacatggttagtatatatttcaatgcaagactatttttacgaaccacttacgtctaggcgtaagtgcatatacaccaaacacaagtcaattgaagccgtacaatttacagcgaatttaggaccgtaaaatttagtctcttcttttgtctagattagcacccaaacgcacatctcaaggttttatgtgaaaaatcaatataactgaaattcacgagcttcaaattttcagtaactaacaaaaggctagaataaaagattggtcatacctgggagactaacacttcagaataacaatgacttacaaaaacagatacggatacggaaacagaaactgaaaagataaaacgacggtaccTTTAAATGTATAGaagccgtcagtgtgacgtcttGTGGGTACTAGTAAACTCTGCTCAAAGTTACAGGGCATGAACAACAGGTGAATTAGGTATAGAGCAATACTAGGAGTCAGTCAATCTATAcacctttttcgtaattgacctcttcgttgccgttggcggcgtttggctctgctaactctaATTAGGCCGAGCAGAAAcctgaaagcgaggccaaagatgtaaattacatacgcccaattatgcaaagttaattagCCAAGTAGCATGCTATATCTCCTCTCCCCTACACATTAATCCACTCCACCCTCGAGCTTTCCTCCCCTTCCTTCCCTTTCCACTTCCAATGTTCTCTGCCATCTGTTTCTCTTGGCATGTGTGCATTAATTTTCAGGACAACTTAGAATATAATATGTGATCCgatctgacaaaaccaggaacaagtcacatttttgaaatttcatgacttgaatacaaatgtaagcactagataGTAAgctttattattataaattatataaatagcatcaatacttttcaagatatggattttttacggGAATGTCAATGtctaggcctataactcaaaaacatgtctggcgacttgttgaAGCTGGTCACATATTGTTTCGTAAATGTGTTAGTGTGCTAACAGTCAATATCTGGCCTAAAGATACTAAGTTGGATGTGCACAACTATAGGTATATAAATGTGTGAATATAGGAGCTGAAAACCTTGTGGTACTTGACACGATAACAAAACAACTGAATACCCTTACTACAAATATTTCATAAACTCCGACATATGATAGTTTTTGGTTTCGATATTCAGCTTGTCACACACTTCGCTCAGTTTTTGTCGGCATTCATCGACATTACGGTCCTTGACGGCGATGTTCGCGTACGGATATTCGTATGGAATGTTCTTTGCTTCGTGTTTGAGCTTAGCTTCTTCCTCCAGCATCGTAAGAATCACGTCACCGCTAGCTTGAAGATCGTCAAGAAGCATACGCAAGTTGCTGTTGGTCAGTACATGCCCGTGTTTTGACGGAATCAGATTCACTCCCAAGAGAAACTCCGCCGTGGGGAGTTTTGGAACGTAGGGTTTGATGCCACATGAGATCATCATAGCGCACTTCATGAGATCTACGCCGTACAGACGTTTGATCCAGTCGCGGAAGAAGAAGCCGGCCATTCGGGGGTTGATTTCGATCAGTTTGGGACCTGTGGAAGTCATCTTCATCTCAACATTGTACACACCATTAGACAGACCTAGACAATGAtacaataaaatgtgttttatatattGATGTTCTTTTTTAAGCCAGAAATGTCTAGAGTATtttcaaatcaaataaataattcatgaagCTATTTCTGTCAGAATAGCGAACAATGTCATGCGTGTATTGGGGGGTAAAAGCGGGGAgcggggcggcaaaaaagaaaggggcggcagaagaagggcggcaaaaacagttattaaagaaaaagggcggaacaTTGTTAAAGAATGTTGCTAGCGCTTATtatccatattttttttttgctcttcactttttcaaaccaccgaaaaaacaaattaggtcaaccttttcgggatgttgaaggggcggcaaaattgtaccttttctcCGGCCCCCGGGGAAGGAGCGACCACGGAACGCCACTGAATGTAGACTTGTATCAGACTGTGCAACATGGTAACCTTATCAGACTTTAGACTGATCGCAAATGAAGACATataacagtagacttcggttgtatatataaatgcgcttttataaatgcgcacgtgaccagatggccagcgccatatttgcattacatcactgtcaatcactgaaatggcgatcattgaaggagtgcTGGAGtagctacagttgtgaccttgtttcgtggctagcactggcaaggaacattggctggaggttcgatgctataaatttgcaaggataaatcatggatatcaaaggatcatgattattgcacagcaccccccatgtacaaacataactaatgtttatttatttatttttatttatttatttatttatttatttatttatttatttatttatttatttatttatttatttatttatttatttatttatttatgcgacgaaaaacgaaaaccctgttctattttgaacaaattgggaaacaaatttttcctgtacaaatgaatgccgaccccaaatttcggaaatttcaggacaattttttgtattttctcaaattgaaatttatttacagatttatgagattttttgggttatttaaaaattttaaaaaaaaataccaaccgaccgaccgaccctacttgaaaggtccgttcgcccgtagaacagggtttctctttctcgccttacttataattttataaatattatttgtcccccccttcccccaaaaccacccccctccccttttacactcataaattaattgttttttgctaactttccccttccgtgtaaagtaaaactttataagccggttgaatcaaactgaacaaaattgacgtatacaattacaatataataccatgacaataatgtgtatgacgaatctaacttactagctgaataaacctcaaaccatgcatcacatacgtgattgtacgtcaaattgtcatataacgtatgagcgtgatgtatagtatacgagtcttcctcaacatcttccagccgggatgattagatcatgtacagtcatctatgtgtttatactctaaattgtacgtcaaagggtgacaaagggtgtacagattaccgatttagcatgggggacacaaaaaggtgcttaaaaacacattttgaatttgttttttttgtccatttgcgagcgaatgagtaagttagagttgaggaggtcgggcggggacatctagcctattagtttgagagggtcattatgccaaaaagggctaaagttatagtttccacaatttacgttataattagagttaaaattagggtcagagttatgttcattggcggcactacggggggggagTACTTATCTTgattcccaaataaataaatccatgaccccttccttccgaagaaaatgacagcccctaagttccctacgtgcaaacattatcaaataacatcatcggcagctacccagttctgaccttaatgccagtaagaatcacatttcgtcatcaatatggccaattgccacgcccatttagcacggaaataatgaaatataactttttaaatcagctatatctagcttttccgtcataattttttttttccgtaatggaaaatccaaataaagagtttatgtttcgggtcaaattattttgccctttgcaatcaatgccactattttgcaaagccaattttccttgtaatctgtcattttcgcctatacttttgcgtgtgaatttgtgcacatccgggtaccttacatcgttgaacacggtatggcgacttgtagatgtcacgtgcgcatttatatatgcgcatttatatatatacccgaagtccactgtataATAGCCTGGCGCGGCTCAATATagagtcattccatgtcaactcctgggatgtgcaccgcagcacctcttcaatttttttcttttctgtgtggtggtagatattgatgagaaagtaaaatcctgaaaatttgagcttcatatgctatttcgttttcccgtggcatcaatttgaaatttagggggatcagcgtaaaaaatgtgtcgcaacgcgaaagacggtgttcggaggtccataaatgtataaagggaaccccctacaactttgaaaagtatgtatcctggggtacttaattgggtagagttcaaatctggcatcagaaaacttgtaactcctttactttaaaagatataaggccctcaaaatgcaactttgtccatccaggaccaacttcggggggtcagaacatgatgcagtcatgtctacagtagaattcatctcgacctttgcaggacttaaaccccattaaaagctattaaaccaagataacactcattgaaacagttcaactgattaaatcggatcttctctggttgtgcacatgtgtctgttttatatgtgcggtatcgcaatgaggtgctataatacagcttcagttgggtaactgattataaaggaaacgcaaggaaa includes:
- the LOC140163859 gene encoding carnosine synthase 1-like, which codes for MTSTGPKLIEINPRMAGFFFRDWIKRLYGVDLMKCAMMISCGIKPYVPKLPTAEFLLGVNLIPSKHGHVLTNSNLRMLLDDLQASGDVILTMLEEEAKLKHEAKNIPYEYPYANIAVKDRNVDECRQKLSEVCDKLNIETKNYHMSEFMKYL